From the genome of Nomia melanderi isolate GNS246 chromosome 14, iyNomMela1, whole genome shotgun sequence, one region includes:
- the LOC116429009 gene encoding protein LSM12: MAGANDCFSIGSTVACKTCYKEEIEGEVLAFDPQTKMLILKCPSSSGAPTLNDVHIVNLSLVSEVQVKREVSPTTSEPPQSLNLQKLNRRVRNQIEEKKKLVMALQAGVSPEGQKLFNTISKTIPEITWNGTNIVVFDNVTIKPPYKVDNVHGNTESGAYKHVKKVVEKHIKDTEASAQAQQREQQQQQKQKGGAMQ, translated from the exons ATGGCCGGCGCCAACGATTGTTTCAGCATTGGGAGTACGGTGGCCTGTAAAACTTGTTACAAGGAGGAGATCGAAGGCGAGGTGTTGGCATTCGATCCACAAACTAAAATGTTGATACTGA AATGTCCTTCTTCGAGTGGAGCACCTACTTTAAATGACGTACACATAGTAAATTTATCCTTGGTATCTGAGGTCCAAGTAAAACGGGAAGTTAGCCCCACAACTAGTGAACCACCACAAAGCCTTAATTTGCAAAAGTTAAACAGAAGAGTGCGTAATCAAattgaagagaaaaagaaactggTAATGGCTCTGCAGGCCGGAGTATCTCCAGAAGGACAAAAACTCTTCAATACTATATCAAAGACAATTCCCGAAATTACATGGAACGGAACGAATATTGTTGTATTCGACAATGTCACAATTAAACCCCCGTACAAAGTTGACAATGTGCATGGTAATACAGAATCTGGAGCATACAAACATGTAAAAAAAGTG GTTGAAAAACATATTAAAGATACAGAAGCATCGGCACAAGCACAACAGAGggaacagcaacaacagcaaaaGCAAAAAGGAGGTGCTATGCAATAA